From a single Arachis hypogaea cultivar Tifrunner chromosome 3, arahy.Tifrunner.gnm2.J5K5, whole genome shotgun sequence genomic region:
- the LOC112788970 gene encoding coatomer subunit gamma-2, with the protein MAQPLVKKDDDHDDEAEYSPFLGIEKGAVLQEARVFNDPQLDARRCSQVITKLLYLLNQGDTFTKVEATEVFFAVTKLFQSRDLGLRRMVYLIIKELSPSSDEVIIVTSSLMKDMNSKIDMYRANAIRVLCRITDGTLLTQIERYLKQAIVDKNPVVASAALVSGIHLLQTNPEIVKRWSNEVQEAVQSRSPLVQFHALALLHQIRQNDRLAVSKLVTSLTRGTVRSPLAQCLLIRYTSQVIRESGNNTQAGDRPFYDYLEGCLRHKSEMVIFEAARAITELNGVTSRELTPAITVLQLFLSSSKPVLRFAAVRTLNKVAMKHPMAVTNCNIDMESLISDQNRSIATLAITTLLKTGNESSVDRLMKQITNFMSDIADEFKIVVVEAIRSLCLKFPLKYRSLMNFLSNILREEGGFDYKKAIVDSIVILIRDIPDAKESGLLHLCEFIEDCEFTYLSTQILHFLGVEGPKTSDPSKYIRYIYNRVHLENATVRASAVSTLAKFGAAVDELKPRIFVLLRRCVFDSDDEVRDRATLYQNTLGGDGSVVETDKDVKDFLFGSFDIPLVNLETSLKNYVPSEEPFDINSVPREVKSAPLAEKKAPGKKPAGLGVSSSGPPSTVDSYERMLLSIPEFANFGKLFKSSAPVELTEAETEYAVNVVKHVFDKHIVFQYNCTNTIPEQLLENVIVIVDASEAEEFSEVFSKPLRSLPYDSPGQTFVAFEKPEGLATVGKFANILRFIVKEVDPSTGEAEEDGVEDEYQLEDLEVVAADYILKVGVSNFRNAWEGMGPDCERVDEYGLGPRESLAKAVNAVITLLGMQPCEGTEVVPPNSRSHTCLLSGVYIGNIKVLVRLSFGLDGPKDVAMKLAVRSEDETVSDAIHEIVASG; encoded by the exons CCTCTAGTGAAGAAGGACGATGACCACGACGACGAAG CTGAGTATTCTCCCTTCTTGGGAATTGAAAAAGGGGCTGTTCTTCAGGAGGCCAGGGTTTTTAATGACCCGCAACTAGATGCTAGGAGATGTTCAcag GTTATTACAAAACTGTTATACCTACTGAATCAGGGAGATACATTTACAAAG GTTGAAGCCACAGAAGTTTTCTTTGCTGTGACAAAGCTCTTCCAGTCTCGAGATCTTGGGCTTAGGAGAATGGTCTACCTCATAATAAAGGAACTCTCCCCTTCTTCAGATGAG GTTATCATTGTCACAAGCTCTCTTATGAAGGACATGAATAGTAAGATTGATATGTATAGGGCAAATGCCATTCGTGTGCTTTGTCGTATCACAGATGGAACGCTCCTTACCCAAATTGAGCGGTATTTGAAACAAGCCATTGTAGATAAGAATCCAGTCGTTGCAAGTGCAGCCCTCGTTAGTGGCATACATCTCCTCCAG ACAAATCCTGAGATAGTAAAAAGGTGGAGCAATGAGGTTCAGGAAGCTGTTCAATCAAGATCACCTCTTGTACAGTTTCATGCACTGGCTTTGCTACATCAG ATACGGCAGAATGATCGACTAGCTGTTAGCAAGCTGGTTACCAGCTTGACAAGGGGAACTGTCCGCTCACCTTTGGCCCAGTGCCTTTTGATTCGTTATACAAGTCAG GTTATTCGGGAATCAGGAAATAATACACAAGCAGGTGACCGCCCCTTCTATGATTATCTTGAGGGTTGCCTTCGTCACAAATCAGAGATGGTGATTTTTGAAGCTGCCAGAGCAATTACAGAGCTCAATGGTGTAACAAGCCGAGAATTAACACCAGCAATTACCGTTCTTCAGCTCTTCTTGAGTTCTTCTAAGCCAGTTTTGAGATTTGCAGCTGTCCGAACTTTGAACAAG GTTGCAATGAAACATCCAATGGCCGTCACTAACTGCAACATTGATATGGAAAGTTTGATTTCTGACCAGAACAGAAGCATTGCTACACTAGCTATTACTACTCTTTTGAAAACAGGTAACGAATCCAGCGTAGACCGTCTTATGAAGCAGATTACAAATTTCATGTCTGATATTGCGGATGAATTCAAGATTGTTGTCGTTGAAGCAATAAGATCATTATGCTTGAAGTTCCCCTTAAAATATAGATCTCT GATGAACTTCCTGAGTAACATTCTTAGGGAAGAAGGTGGTTTTGATTACAAGAAAGCAATTGTAGATTCAATTGTGATTCTGATTCGAGATATCCCTGATGCTAAGGAAAGTGGGCTGCTCCATCTTTGTGAGTTCATTGAAGATTGTGAATTCACTTATTTGTCCACACAg ATACTACACTTTCTGGGAGTTGAAGGCCCAAAGACATCAGATCCGAGCAAATATATTCGTTATATTTATAACAGAGTACATCTTGAGAATGCAACTGTTAGGGCCAGTGCTGTGAGCACGCTAGCAAAGTTTGGGGCTGCAGTTGATGAGTTAAAG CCCCGCATATTTGTTCTGCTAAGGCGGTGTGTTTTTGACAGTGATGATGAG GTCCGTGATAGGGCAACACTTTATCAGAATACGCTTGGAGGCGATGGTTCAGTTGTTGAGACTGATAAAGATGTGAAGGACTTCCTCTTTGGGTCATTTGATATCCCACTTGTCAATCTTGAGACTAGTTTGAAAAATTAT GTGCCTTCTGAAGAGCCTTTTGACATTAACTCAGTGCCCAGGGAGGTGAAGTCTGCGCCTCTTGCAGAGAAGAAAGCACCTGGTAAAAAGCCAGCTGGTTTGGGTGTCTCTAGTAGTGGGCCCCCGTCTACTGTTGATTCATATGAAAGGATGCTTTTGTCCATTCCTGAGTTTGCAAACTTTGGGAAGCTTTTCAAG TCCTCAGCACCAGTGGAGCTTACCGAAGCAGAGACAGAATATGCTGTTAATGTTGTTAAACACGTATTTGACAAGCATATTGTGTTTCAGTACAACTGCACAAACACAATACCGGAGCAGTTGTTAGAAAAT GTTATTGTAATTGTGGATGCTTCAGAAGCAGAAGAATTTTCTGAGGTGTTCTCCAAGCCTCTCAGGTCTCTTCCTTATGATTCACCTGGGCAAACTTTTGTGGCATTCGAGAAGCCTGAGGGATTGGCAACAGTTGGAAAATTCGCTAACATCCTGAGATTTATTGTTAAAGAG GTTGACCCATCCACTGGTGAGGCAGAAGAAGATGGTGTTGAAGATGAATACCAGCTGGAGGATCTGGAGGTTGTTGCGGCAGATTACATATTGAAAGTGGGGGTCTCCAATTTCAGGAATGCTTGGGAAGGTATGGGACCTGATTGTGAACGAGTAGATGAATATGGTCTTGGCCCGAGGGAGAGTTTGGCCAAAGCTGTAAATGCGGTCATCACTCTTCTTGGCATGCAGCCTTGTGAG GGCACGGAGGTTGTCCCTCCCAATTCAAGGTCGCACACATGTTTACTGTCAGGTGTATACATAGGGAACATCAAAGTGCTTGTGCGGTTGTCCTTCGGACTTGACGGTCCTAAGGATGTTGCAATGAAACTGGCCGTCAGATCCGAGGATGAAACCGTCAGTGATGCCATTCACGAGATTGTGGCAAGCGGCTAA
- the LOC112788971 gene encoding guanine nucleotide-binding protein subunit beta-1: MSLSQPKMSVAELKERHLAATDTLNNLKQRLNHTRRSLLDTDLAGYARSQGKSPVTFGPTDLVCCRTLQGHTGKVYSLDWTSERNRIVSASQDGRLIVWNALTRQKIHAIKLPCAWVMATAFSPTGQSITCGGLDSVCSIFNLNSATDKDGNLPVSRTLCGHKGYISSCQYVPDEDTHLITGSGDQTCVLWDITTGLKTSVFGGEFQSGHTADVLSISINESNSRMFASGSCDTTARLWDTRMASRAVRTFHGHEGDVNSVKLFPDGNRFGTGSEDGTCRLFDIRTGHQLQVYCQKHSDNETPPVTSIAFSISGRLLFAGYTNGDCYVWDTLLAKVVLNLGSLQDSHEGRISCLGLAADGSALCTGSWDTNLKIWAFGGHRRMI, from the exons ATGTCCCTTTCTCAACCAAAAATGTCTGTTGCTGAGCTCAAGGAGCGTCACTTAGCTGCCACTGACACACTCAACAATCTCAAACAACGTTTAAACCATACACGCCGTTCTTTGCTTGATACTGATC TTGCTGGGTATGCGAGGTCTCAGGGTAAGAGTCCTGTGACTTTTGGACCTACTGATCTGGTTTGCTGTAGAACTTTGCAGGGCCATACAGGAAAG GTGTATTCATTAGATTGGACATCTGAGAGGAATCGGATTGTTAGTGCATCCCAAGATGGTCGATTAATTGTGTGGAATGCTCTAACAAGGCAGAAAATCCACGCCATAAAGCTTCCTTGTGCATGGGTCATGGCAACTGCATTCTCACCAACTGGTCAGTCAATTACATGTGGTGGACTTGACAGTGTTTGCTCTATTTTCAACCTGAATTCCGCCACCGACAAGGATGGGAATCTACCTGTTTCCCGGACGCTTTGTGGACATAAGGGTTACATTTCATCTTGTCAGTATGTTCCTGACGAAGACACTCACTTAATTACTGGTTCTGGTGATCAGACTTGTGTTCTATGGGATATTACTACCGGCCTTAAAACTTCTGTCTTTGGTGGTGAATTTCAATCTGGACATACTGCAGATGTACTTAG CATCTCCATTAACGAATCCAACTCAAGAATGTTTGCATCTGGTTCCTGTGACACCACTGCTCGATTGTGGGATACACGTATGGCAAGTCGAGCAGTTCGGACATTCCATGGGCATGAAGGAGATGTTAATTCGGTCAAGCTCTTTCCAGATGGAAATAGATTCGGAACTGGCTCGGAGGACGGAACATGCAGATTGTTTGACATTCGGACTGGACACCAACTTCAAGTATACTGTCAGAAGCACAGTGACAATGAAACACCACCCGTGACCTCCATCGCGTTCTCCATATCAGGAAGACTCCTTTTTGCTGGATACACAAATGGAGATTGCTACGTATGGGACACTTTGTTGGCAAAG GTGGTGTTGAATTTAGGGTCTCTTCAAGACTCTCATGAGGGCAGGATCAGCTGTTTAGGTCTGGCAGCTGATGGAAGTGCCTTGTGTACAGGAAGTTGGGACACAAACCTTAAG ATATGGGCATTTGGAGGGCATAGGAGGATGATTTGA